The window CTATAGTAGGACAAGCAGGAGAGTGTAGAGGACTATCTTATGAGGCTTTAGGAGAAGCTGAAAAAGGTGACTTTGAAGCAGCTGCAGCAAAATTAAAAGAGGCAGAAAGTGCTATTCATAAGGCTCACTATGTTCAAACAGACCTTATTCAAAAAGAAGCAGCAGGAGAGCCAACACCAATATCTATGGTTTTCGTTCATGCACAAGATCATTTAATGACAGCAATTGCTGAAAAAGAGTTAATCAAAAAGATGATAAAGATGTATGAGACTATGTTTAAGATGAATGAAAGACTAGAAAAATTAGAAAATAGATAGGAGAAATTATGAGAGAGTTAGGAATTTCAATATATCCAGGACATTCAGATGTTGAAAAGGATAAAGAGTATATAAAGTTAGCTTCTAAATATGGATTTACTAGAATTTTTACATGTTTATTATCTATAGAAGGGGATAAAGAGAAGATTGTTCAAAACTTCAAAGAGACAATTGCATATGCTAACTCTCTAGGATTTAAAGTTATAGCTGATGTAAGTC of the Cetobacterium sp. NK01 genome contains:
- a CDS encoding PTS lactose/cellobiose transporter subunit IIA gives rise to the protein MSVVEMSEELEEIIFTIVGQAGECRGLSYEALGEAEKGDFEAAAAKLKEAESAIHKAHYVQTDLIQKEAAGEPTPISMVFVHAQDHLMTAIAEKELIKKMIKMYETMFKMNERLEKLENR